The nucleotide sequence NNNNNNNNNNNNNNNNNNNNNNNNNNNNNNNNNNNNNNNNNNNNNNNNNNNNNNNNNNNNNNNNNNNNNNNNNNNNNNNNNNNNNNNNNNNNNNNNNNNNNNNNNNNNNNNNNNNNNNNNNNNNNNNNNNNNNNNNNNNNNNNNNNNNNNNNNNNNNNNNNNNNNNNNNNNNNNNNNNNNNNNNNNNNNNNNNNNNNNNNNNNNNNNNNNNNNNNNNNNNNNNNNNNNNNNNNNNNNNNNNNNNNNNNNNNNNNNNNNNNNNNNNNNNNNNNNNNNNNNNNNNNNNNNNNNNNNNNNNNNNNNNNNNNNNNNNNNNNNNNNNNNNNNNNNNNNNNNNNNNNNNNNNNNNNNNNNNNNNNNNNNNNNNNNNNNNNNNNNNNNNNNNNNNNCCCTCCCCGCCACCTCGCcctcgcgccgccccgccccgccgccgcgctgctctccagccccagccccagccccacCTACTCGCAGCACGAGGACGAgcacgaggaggaagaggacgaagaggagtacGGTGAGGATGAGGAGCTCGTGGAGGAGGATGAGTTGGTGGAGGTGGGGTACGTGAGCGGCGCGCACGGGGTGCGGGGCGACGTCCTCGTCTCGCCCCGCACCGACTTCCCCGAGCTCCGCTTCGCCACGGTACCCCCTATATCTCTCGCTCGTTCCCGGCTTTGTATGATGTGATGCTAGTTGGCGGTCGAATTGAGCATTTTCTCGTCCGTTTGTTCGAATTCGGTTCTGGCAGCCGGGGAAGAGGTGGCTGAGGGCTCGCGCCGCCGGGAAGATGCAGGTCAGGGAGTTCGAGCTCGTCAGGGGGAAAGCACACACCGGGAAGAAGGGCTGGATCGTGCGCTTCGACGGCGTCGACTCCTTGGACGAGGTCTGCTTGTTTCCATTTCTGTGCCTGAGTCACTTGTTATCTCTGAATCTGTGGGTCTGAAGAACTAGTCACAGAGTTAGCGTAGTTAGCAGCAAAGTTAATTTATGGAACGAGCATTCGTAGGTAGAAAATCTAGCTATATGGTTAGCTTCTGATGCGATTTTGCTTGTGATTGTTCTTAGGCCAGGCAGATAGTTGGTTCGGCTGTTCTCGTGAAGACCGAGGATAGGCCGGAACTGGAGGAGGATGAGATCTATTCGCTCGATCTTGTTGGCATGAGCGTTATTGTCAAGGTACATATATATTTCCGCCATGATGTTTTCACCCACTAAGTTTCTGGTGTGTTTCGTTTGTTCATTTCCATTACGAAAATGAGACCACATCATGAGTAAGGTGAAAATCACAGTGATATCACGCCTACAAGAATTGAATTGCTGTTGGATAGTTGGATGAAAAGTACATGTGGTATGTTGCTGGCTCTCTGggtggttgccttggccttggccCTTGGGTAATCAAATTGAAGGCATACACATCCTGTAAAATAGTACTATACTTATGTCATTCTTATGTAATCTTGTATAAGATACTTCAGGTTAAGTAACATTAAATACCAGAACCATATACTTTTTCCTATTAAAAAGCTGTGATATCATATATATAACAAACTATGTTACTGATAATGTTGGAACTTGTCATTGTTGCGTCGCCAAATTGCTCTTTCTACCCACTATAAGTAAGCACCACCATCAGAAAGTACACTGGCATTGATATATTACGCTGGTTGTTTCCTCCATAGATGGTTTTCTTCACAATTTTGATAATCAAAGTTAGTCCTTTTGTTTCCCTTCCTAGGATACAGGCAAGCTTGTAGGCACTGTTGCACAGGTCTTCAATTTTGGAGGTGGCGATCTTCTCCAGGTTATGGTTGGCTCTGCTGAGAATGCTGTGCAGACTAATTCAGAAAATCCGGATTCAACTCCATCCCGTCAGCACGTGTGGATTCCATTTGCTGAAGATATTGTGCCTGATATTGATATGGAGAGTAGAGAGATGTGGATTACACCGCCAAAGGGTCTTCTTGAGGTCAATACACGTCCTGAGAAATCAAAGAAAGAAAGGCGTGCGATGGTTAGGTCCGCGCCATCCTTTTGTTGCATGACATGATCCCTTTTATAGTAAGAACATGTCTTATCTAAAGAGCTATAATGTTGATAGTAGCAGCACTCCTGACTGTTGTAGATGATAGATGCATCTCATGTAACAGTTCTTTAAACAAGCATATGTGGTTGAAATGTCATGCTtaggttctactccctccgttcctaaatatttgtctttctagagatttcaacaaatgactacatacaaagcaaaatgagtgaatctacactctaaaaatatgtctatatacatccgtatgtggtagtctatttgaaatctctaaaaagacaaatatttaggaacggaggaagtaaacAAGATTGATGCAATGATCTGAGCTATTTTTTGCTGTTTATTGTGTTCTTTCAAATAAAGCATTTCTATTTTAAATCCTTACAGGATTGGAAGGAAAAGAAGAAACTACAGCGTCGCATAACTGCAGCAAAGAAGGTACTACATGAAATGGAACAGGGTCATATTCTGGAAGGTTTGCTATCAGGAGACAAGCTTGAAAAGGCTTCACTTGCTGAACAAATTGCGGGCATTGACTTTCAATTGTTCAAACATGCAATGCATAGTGTCAGCAAGCAGGTTGACAGGTACGAACTGTGGATTCCCGTTATTCCCTGTCTTgccaaagtattttcaaaagaagCTGATTTGGTCATCATCACGTTCACTAAATATTTTCTATATATTCATGAATGCagttccagaatgctcctcatatGTAATAATATCTTTCTTTCTGTTATTTTGGTCAAACAATATGCATTTGTGGTCTATCCTGAGTTTTTAATCTAACCTGCAGCTTACTCTTCGAAACTTTTGTCATTTTCAGTATGTCAAAGAATGTTCTTGCCAAGTCTTCATTAAGAAAAAATGTGATGAGGATACCTCGCGAGACCCTCATGAACCATGGAGAGAAAGGGAAGAATGTCTTCAGTGATGAATTTAGCAAAGGTCGTGAGATCCTTCAAAAGTCGAAAGCAGCAATCGTACTTATTACAAATGGCTCCGACTCTGATATTGTGGATGCTGAGTTTCAGAGATTGCTTAACTCTTTTAGTGAGTTAATGAAGGTATCCATTGTTCATGATGGCCACTGCATTGTTTTCTGTATTGGAACAGAATTTAGTGGCACCAATCAAATGTACTTTCTCCATAATTTATCTTGAATGTCATTTAGAAAATTATGAGTATGACCATGCTGCCATAAGGACAGACCGacatagtttttgattgttccatgtgtTGCCTGAAGTTGCGTGAAGAACATAATAATCGTAGGAAAGTTTGATAACTGCTAAGTTTGCTCTTCCTTACGTTCAAGGCTAGAATTAAGATACAGAGGTACTATTCAAGAATATGCTTTGGTGAATATATCATTTGAATTCTAATCTACTGTTTACTAAGGATAGAATTTACAGTGGGTATCAGTTAGTTGCTGCATGTGTATTGAGCTGTAAAATTTGCCTGAAAAAACGACTAATGCATGGACAAATCTTATTCGTTTTTGTTTGATGCAGGTTGAAGAAAATCATATATCTCCCCCTTTCATTATTATTTCTCCTGACAATCATGTGGATTCAGTTCGGAACTACTTGGTAGAGAATGACTATTTTGGTTTTGACAATCAGAAGGTACAGTACATTGCCCTACTATGAGTTTATGCAGGCGCTCTCTGTTTTGCCAAAAAAAAAGTGTGCAATGTGACTATTCGTTTCAATTTTTACACTTAATAGTTTAGCAGTTTCATTAGAGTTCACATTCTTGGT is from Triticum aestivum cultivar Chinese Spring chromosome 1B, IWGSC CS RefSeq v2.1, whole genome shotgun sequence and encodes:
- the LOC123146266 gene encoding uncharacterized protein (The sequence of the model RefSeq protein was modified relative to this genomic sequence to represent the inferred CDS: added 107 bases not found in genome assembly), whose amino-acid sequence is MASPASTSAPVSLSLPLRPSPCRLLPAAFSRPSPRRLALAPPRPAAALLSSPSPSPTYSQHEDEHEEEEDEEEYGEDEELVEEDELVEVGYVSGAHGVRGDVLVSPRTDFPELRFATPGKRWLRARAAGKMQVREFELVRGKAHTGKKGWIVRFDGVDSLDEARQIVGSAVLVKTEDRPELEEDEIYSLDLVGMSVIVKDTGKLVGTVAQVFNFGGGDLLQVMVGSAENAVQTNSENPDSTPSRQHVWIPFAEDIVPDIDMESREMWITPPKGLLEVNTRPEKSKKERRAMDWKEKKKLQRRITAAKKVLHEMEQGHILEGLLSGDKLEKASLAEQIAGIDFQLFKHAMHSVSKQVDSMSKNVLAKSSLRKNVMRIPRETLMNHGEKGKNVFSDEFSKGREILQKSKAAIVLITNGSDSDIVDAEFQRLLNSFSELMKVEENHISPPFIIISPDNHVDSVRNYLVENDYFGFDNQKVWVLEEMKLPVVSLSSELMSKKILLKSPWEILQRPAGTGAIFSSLSSNKILESFNATGIEYVQICSLSDELVLGHPLLFGAASSRGVDVGIKLRKTSDKTENGFDLILSIDHLNKMCRDVAKARFSAHPEQHEHVEHVDGQWVAVQPEAPNSHRLSTDVTSVLDSCSPDKLCVMQIVE